The following proteins come from a genomic window of Aphelocoma coerulescens isolate FSJ_1873_10779 chromosome 18, UR_Acoe_1.0, whole genome shotgun sequence:
- the C18H17orf75 gene encoding protein Njmu-R1 isoform X2, which yields MLPVLPDGDERELESSEEGGGTGEERRPERHGCTYHGLYGYRRSAQQGAADGDGSAGGAVAHTPSTEDFSLSLLDTNLPAEAETELRNFIAKRLTKGALFEGMGNVASVGLSIPEGKVGCYYCRFQQESLLEMATLESDINAPEFVVCFLGGSEKGLELFRLELDKYIQNLKINLDLEQKSLETYVSPYLRSWFEDAICPIQRVMQLFHDKLASLLHAALSYTPVEVKNADERTEKDISRFLAAASLQGLVQEGTMTSLCIAMTEEQHKSMVIDCSGPQPQLHNAGSNRFCEDWMQAFVNGAEGANPFLFRQILENFKLKAIQDINNLKRFIRQAEMNHYALFKCYLFLKNCGSGDILLKIVKVEHAEMPEARNVVTVLEEFMRETSVA from the exons ATGCTGCCGGTGCTGCCGGACGGCGATGAACGGGAGCTGGAGAGCAGCGAGGAGGGCGGCGGCACGGGCGAGGAGCGGCGGCCGGAGCGGCACGGCTGCACCTACCACGGCCTATATGGTTACCGCAG GTCTGCGCAGCAGGGAGCCGCCGACGGGGATGGCAGTGCCGGCGGCGCCGTGGCACACACACCCTCCACTGAAGACTTCAG CCTCTCCTTGCTGGACACCAACTTACCAGCTGAAGCAGAGACGGAGTTGCGCAATTTCATTGCTAAGCGTCTTACTAAAGGAGCCCTGTTTGAAGGAATGGGGAATGTAGCATCAGTGGGGCTGAG CATACCAGAAGGTAAAGTTGGTTGTTACTACTGTCGTTTCCAACAAGAAAGTCTTCTGGAAATGGCAACATTGGAATCAGACATCAATGCTCCAGAATTTGTGGTTTGTTTCTTAGGTGGCTCAGAGAAAGGTCTGGAACT TTTCAGACTTGAGTTGGACAAATACATTCAAAATTTGAAGATAAATCTTGATTTGGAG CAAAAAAGCTTGGAAACCTATGTTAGCCCCTACCTGAGGAGCTGGTTTGAGGATGCCATCTGCCCTATTCAGAGGGTCATGCAGCTCTTCCATGACAAACTCGCCTCTCTGCTACATGCT gCTCTGAGTTACACTCCTGTAGAAGTCAAAAATGCAgatgaaagaacagaaaaggaCATCAGCag GTTCCTGGCAGCTGCCAGCCTCCAAGGACTTGTCCAGGAAGGCACAATGACCTCTCTGTGTATTGCCATGACAGAGGAACAGCACAAGTCCATGGTTATAGATTGTAGTGGACCTCAGCCCCAGCTGCATAATGCAG GAAGCAACAGATTCTGTGAGGATTGGATGCAGGCTTTTGTGAATGGTGCTGAAGGTGCAAATCCATTTCTTTTCCGGCAGATTTTGGAGAACTTTAAATTGAAG GCTATCCAGGACATTAACAACCTGAAGAGGTTTATCCGCCAGGCTGAAATGAACCACTATGCCTTGTTCAAGTGCTACCTGTTCCTGAAGAACTGTGGCAGTGGAGACATCCTGCTGAAGATTGTGAAAGTAGAACATGCAGAAATGCCAGAAGCCAGGAACGTAGTGACTGTCCTGGAGGAATTCATGAGGGAAACATCAGTggcttaa
- the C18H17orf75 gene encoding protein Njmu-R1 isoform X1 — MLPVLPDGDERELESSEEGGGTGEERRPERHGCTYHGLYGYRRSAQQGAADGDGSAGGAVAHTPSTEDFSLSLLDTNLPAEAETELRNFIAKRLTKGALFEGMGNVASVGLSIPEGKVGCYYCRFQQESLLEMATLESDINAPEFVVCFLGGSEKGLELFRLELDKYIQNLKINLDLEQKSLETYVSPYLRSWFEDAICPIQRVMQLFHDKLASLLHAALSYTPVEVKNADERTEKDISRFLAAASLQGLVQEGTMTSLCIAMTEEQHKSMVIDCSGPQPQLHNAGSNRFCEDWMQAFVNGAEGANPFLFRQILENFKLKEDKKMLCYSFLRLSRTLTT, encoded by the exons ATGCTGCCGGTGCTGCCGGACGGCGATGAACGGGAGCTGGAGAGCAGCGAGGAGGGCGGCGGCACGGGCGAGGAGCGGCGGCCGGAGCGGCACGGCTGCACCTACCACGGCCTATATGGTTACCGCAG GTCTGCGCAGCAGGGAGCCGCCGACGGGGATGGCAGTGCCGGCGGCGCCGTGGCACACACACCCTCCACTGAAGACTTCAG CCTCTCCTTGCTGGACACCAACTTACCAGCTGAAGCAGAGACGGAGTTGCGCAATTTCATTGCTAAGCGTCTTACTAAAGGAGCCCTGTTTGAAGGAATGGGGAATGTAGCATCAGTGGGGCTGAG CATACCAGAAGGTAAAGTTGGTTGTTACTACTGTCGTTTCCAACAAGAAAGTCTTCTGGAAATGGCAACATTGGAATCAGACATCAATGCTCCAGAATTTGTGGTTTGTTTCTTAGGTGGCTCAGAGAAAGGTCTGGAACT TTTCAGACTTGAGTTGGACAAATACATTCAAAATTTGAAGATAAATCTTGATTTGGAG CAAAAAAGCTTGGAAACCTATGTTAGCCCCTACCTGAGGAGCTGGTTTGAGGATGCCATCTGCCCTATTCAGAGGGTCATGCAGCTCTTCCATGACAAACTCGCCTCTCTGCTACATGCT gCTCTGAGTTACACTCCTGTAGAAGTCAAAAATGCAgatgaaagaacagaaaaggaCATCAGCag GTTCCTGGCAGCTGCCAGCCTCCAAGGACTTGTCCAGGAAGGCACAATGACCTCTCTGTGTATTGCCATGACAGAGGAACAGCACAAGTCCATGGTTATAGATTGTAGTGGACCTCAGCCCCAGCTGCATAATGCAG GAAGCAACAGATTCTGTGAGGATTGGATGCAGGCTTTTGTGAATGGTGCTGAAGGTGCAAATCCATTTCTTTTCCGGCAGATTTTGGAGAACTTTAAATTGAAG GAGGATAAGAAAATGCTCTGTTACTCTTTCCTCAGGCTATCCAGGACATTAACAACCTGA